Proteins from a genomic interval of Erwinia sp. SLM-02:
- the tus gene encoding DNA replication terminus site-binding protein, with product MNQYHAVEDLHHCVAELESGLNDLQQQILTLRLLAARVFELPAVEKGKESDPMTQIAVEQRVGQAARDRALAHYCRLFMQHQSEKISTKSAVRLPGALCLQADAGQSALLHQQVERVNGLKKRLEKIITVDSGLPSEERFEFVHAHQRGLITLNAYRTITLLDNPDSVRFGWANKHIIKNVSRDEMLEKLQKSLNAGRAVAPWSREQWAEKVAQEIESIKSLPNTARLKIKRPVKVQPIARVWNSDTQKQTQLACPSPLIVLCKDTASVPVLGELLNYDADNVNHRHKPLAQPLFMLIPRLYLYTDRLA from the coding sequence ATGAATCAGTATCATGCCGTAGAAGACCTGCACCACTGCGTGGCGGAGCTGGAGTCCGGGCTTAACGACCTGCAGCAACAGATCCTCACCTTACGCCTGCTGGCCGCCCGCGTTTTTGAGCTGCCCGCCGTGGAAAAAGGGAAAGAGTCCGACCCGATGACGCAGATCGCCGTGGAGCAACGCGTCGGTCAGGCCGCCCGGGATCGCGCGCTGGCGCATTACTGCCGCCTGTTTATGCAGCACCAGTCGGAAAAAATCAGCACCAAGTCCGCCGTTCGCCTGCCCGGCGCGCTGTGCCTGCAGGCGGATGCCGGGCAGTCTGCCCTGCTTCACCAGCAGGTTGAACGGGTTAACGGGTTAAAGAAACGGCTGGAAAAAATCATCACCGTCGACTCCGGCCTGCCCAGCGAAGAACGGTTTGAATTCGTACACGCGCACCAGCGTGGACTGATCACCCTCAATGCCTACCGGACGATTACGCTGCTGGATAATCCCGACTCGGTGCGCTTCGGCTGGGCCAACAAACATATTATTAAAAACGTCAGCCGCGATGAGATGCTGGAAAAACTGCAGAAAAGCCTGAACGCCGGGCGCGCCGTCGCCCCGTGGAGCCGCGAGCAGTGGGCGGAAAAGGTGGCGCAGGAAATAGAGTCCATCAAATCCCTGCCCAATACGGCGCGGTTGAAAATCAAGCGCCCGGTGAAGGTCCAGCCTATCGCCCGGGTATGGAACAGCGATACGCAAAAGCAGACCCAGCTGGCCTGCCCCTCTCCGCTCATCGTGCTGTGCAAGGATACGGCCAGCGTTCCCGTGCTGGGCGAACTGCTCAACTATGATGCGGATAACGTTAATCATCGCCACAAGCCGCTGGCCCAGCCGCTGTTTATGCTGATCCCCCGGCTGTATCTCTATACCGATCGCCTCGCCTGA
- the fumC gene encoding class II fumarate hydratase, which translates to MAAHRIEKDSMGPIEVPADKLWGAQTQRSLEHFRISTEKMPVELVYALALTKRAAAKVNNDLGLLPGDRAGAIISAADEVLADRHAAEFPLAIWQTGSGTQTNMNMNEVLANRASEILGGERGMSRLVHPNDDVNKSQSSNDVFPTAMHVAAVVAVQEHLLPQLKVLQKTLNDKAEAYKDIVKIGRTHLQDATPLTLGQEISGWVAMLAHSLKHIEQSIPHVAELALGGTAVGTGLNTHPEYAVRVAKELADLTKQPFVTAPNKFESLATCDALVHAHGALKGLAASLMKIANDVRWLSSGPRCGIGEIAIPENEPGSSIMPGKVNPTQCEALTMLCCQVMGNDVALNIGGASGNFELNVYRPMVIHNFLQSVRLLADGMDSFNHHCAVGIEPNRDRITQLLNESLMLVTALNTHIGYDKAAEIAKKAHKEGLTLKGSALKLGYLTEEEFDAWVRPEEMVGSMKV; encoded by the coding sequence ATGGCAGCCCACCGCATTGAAAAAGACTCAATGGGACCTATCGAAGTACCGGCTGATAAACTTTGGGGCGCGCAGACCCAACGTTCACTGGAACACTTTCGCATCTCAACGGAAAAAATGCCCGTCGAACTGGTTTATGCTCTGGCGCTGACCAAGCGCGCCGCAGCAAAGGTGAACAACGATCTCGGCCTGCTGCCGGGTGACCGTGCCGGCGCGATTATCAGCGCAGCGGATGAAGTGCTGGCCGACAGGCACGCGGCTGAATTCCCTCTCGCCATCTGGCAGACCGGTTCCGGTACGCAAACCAACATGAACATGAATGAGGTGCTTGCCAACCGCGCCAGCGAAATTCTTGGCGGTGAGCGCGGCATGTCGCGCCTGGTTCATCCCAACGACGATGTGAATAAAAGCCAGAGCTCCAACGATGTCTTCCCGACGGCGATGCATGTTGCTGCGGTTGTTGCCGTGCAGGAACACCTGCTGCCGCAGCTGAAAGTGCTGCAAAAAACGCTGAACGATAAGGCCGAAGCCTATAAAGACATCGTGAAAATTGGTCGTACCCACCTGCAGGATGCCACGCCGCTGACGCTGGGCCAGGAAATTTCCGGCTGGGTTGCCATGCTGGCACACAGCCTGAAGCATATCGAACAGAGCATTCCTCACGTCGCCGAGCTGGCGCTGGGCGGCACCGCCGTGGGCACCGGCCTCAACACCCACCCGGAATACGCGGTACGCGTGGCGAAAGAGCTGGCCGATTTAACCAAACAGCCGTTTGTTACCGCGCCAAACAAGTTTGAATCGCTGGCCACCTGCGATGCGCTGGTGCATGCGCACGGCGCGCTGAAAGGCCTGGCGGCGTCGCTGATGAAAATTGCCAACGACGTGCGCTGGCTCTCTTCCGGTCCGCGCTGCGGCATCGGCGAAATCGCCATCCCGGAAAACGAGCCGGGCAGCTCAATCATGCCGGGTAAAGTGAACCCGACGCAGTGTGAAGCGCTGACCATGCTTTGCTGTCAGGTGATGGGTAACGATGTGGCGCTGAACATCGGCGGCGCGTCCGGTAACTTCGAGCTTAACGTTTATCGCCCGATGGTGATCCACAACTTCCTGCAGTCGGTGCGCCTGCTGGCCGACGGCATGGACAGTTTCAATCACCACTGCGCGGTGGGTATCGAGCCGAATCGTGACCGCATCACCCAGCTGCTGAACGAGTCGCTGATGCTGGTGACCGCGTTGAATACCCACATCGGCTACGACAAGGCCGCCGAGATCGCCAAGAAAGCGCATAAGGAAGGGCTGACGCTGAAAGGCTCGGCGCTGAAGCTCGGCTACCTGACGGAAGAAGAGTTTGATGCGTGGGTGCGCCCGGAAGAGATGGTGGGCAGCATGAAAGTCTGA